One segment of Arvicanthis niloticus isolate mArvNil1 chromosome 5, mArvNil1.pat.X, whole genome shotgun sequence DNA contains the following:
- the Nbl1 gene encoding neuroblastoma suppressor of tumorigenicity 1 — protein sequence MLWVLVGAVLPVMLLAAPPPINKLALFPDKSAWCEAKNITQIVGHSGCEAKSIQNRACLGQCFSYSVPNTFPQSTESLVHCDSCMPAQSMWEIVTLECPGHEEVPRVDKLVEKIVHCSCQACGKEPSHEGLNVYVQGEDGPGSQPGPHSHAHPHPGSQTPEPEEPPGAPQVEEEGAED from the exons ATGCTTTGGGTCCTGGTGGGGGCTGTCCTCCCTGTCATGTTGCTGGCTGCCCCGCCACCCATCAACAAGCTGGCCCTGTTTCCGGACAAGAGTGCCTGGTGTGAGGCCAAGAACATCACGCAGATTGTGGGCCACAGCGGCTGTGAGGCCAAGTCTATCCAGAACAG GGCGTGCCTAGGACAATGTTTCAGTTACAGTGTCCCCAACACCTTCCCGCAGTCCACAGAGTCCCTGGTGCACTGTGACTCCTGCATGCCGGCCCAGTCCATGTGGGAGATT GTGACCTTGGAGTGTCCTGGCCACGAGGAGGTGCCCAGAGTGGATAAACTGGTGGAGAAGATTGTACACTGCAGCTGTCAGGCTTGTGGCAAGGAACCTAGTCACGAGGGCCTGAATGTCTACGTGCAGGGTGAAGACGGGCCGGGCTCCCAGCCTGGACCACACTCCCACGCTCATCCCCACCCTGGTAGCCAGACCCCTGAGCCTGAGGAACCTCCTGGAGCCCCTCAGGTTGAGGAAGAGGGGGCTGAGGACTGA